In the Phaeobacter piscinae genome, CGTGCTTCTGGGCAAACAGGTCTACGATACGGGCTATGGCCCCGGCATCCGGGACCGGCTGCGCCCGCTGAAGAAACCGATCTGGTTCCAGTGGTGGAAAGGCGCGAAGGTGGATCTGGCGCAGATCCTCAAATCCATGCCCGATCACAAAACCCTGCTGCGTGATATTCGCGGCGAGTTGGATCAGCCCGGCTTTGGCATGGCGGCCGCAATGAAGCCAACGGTGCCGATGCCATGTGCTGAGGCGGTGCCCTGCATGATCCAGAACATGCCCAGCTTCAGCGAAATCGAGAACGGCCAGAAAGATCTGCAACTGTTCTAGGATCACGGGCGAACGCTCAAACAGTTCACCAATGAAAGAGGGCAGACGCATGGCGCCTGCCCTCTTTCATTCCAACGGTTTCCATTCCAACGGTCGACGTGGATTATTTCGCCGCCAGTCCGCGTCCTTTCAGCAACGCATCAACGCCCGGCAGGCGCCCCCGGAACGCGGTGTACAACTCAGCCGGATCGCGGGAGCCACCGGTGGAGAGGATATGCGCTTCCAATGCTTGGGCACGCTCAGGATCAAAGGCGCCGCCCGCCTCCTCAAAGGCAGCAAAGGCGTCTGCGTCCATCACCTCGGACCACATGTAGCTATAGTAACCCGACGAATAGCCGTCGCCCGAGAACACATGCGCAAAATGCGGCGTTGCGTGGCGCATGATAATGGCAGAAGGCATGCCGATCTCTGCCAGAACCTCAGCCTGTTTGGCCATCGGATCCTTCGGTGCAGGCCCATCATGAAACGCCAGATCCACCAGCGCTGACGCCACATATTCCACCGTCTGGAACCCCATATCAAAGGTCGAGGCCGCCAGCACCCGGTCACGCATCTCGACCGGCATCGGCTTGCCGGTGTCGGCATGGGTTGCGAATTTGCCCAGAACCTCCGGCACATCCAGCCAGTGTTCATATAGCTGCGAGGGCAGCTCCACAAAGTCGCGCGCCACCGAGGTGCCAGAGATGCTCTCATAGGTCACATCCGACAGCATCTGATGCAGCGCATGGCCAAACTCATGGAACAACGTACGCGCATCATCATAAGACAGCAGCGCAGGCTCCCCCTTGGCAAAGTTGCAGACGTTGATCACGATCGGGGTCTGCGCCTCCGGGAACTTCGCCTGACTGCGCATCGCCGAACACCACGCGCCGGAACGTTTGGACGAGCGGGCAAAATAATCGCCAATGAACACAGCCACATGCGCGCCATTGCGGGTCACCTCCCAGGCGCGGCAGTCTTCGTGGTAAAGCGGCACATCCAAGGGGGTAAACTCAAGCCCAAACAGGCGGGTTGCGCAGTCAAACGACGCCTCGATCATGCGGTCCAGCTGGAAATAGGGCTTTAGCTCCGCCTCATCCAGATCATGCTCCGCTTTGCGCCGTTTCTCCGCATAGTAGCGCCAGTCCCAGGGCTCCAACTCGCCGTTGATGCCATCGTCCTGCATCATTTTTGTCAGCACCCAGGCATCCGCCTCCGCCTGCCCCTTGGCCGGCTCCCAGACCTGCATCAGCAAATCGCGCACCGCAGCCGGGGTCTTGGCCATCTCGGTTTCCAGTTTGTAGGCCGCGAAGTTTTCATAGCCCAGCAGTTTGGCGCGTTCTTCGCGCAGGGCCAAAATTTCGGCAGCGATTTCGCGATTATCGCTCTCACCACCATTGGCTCCGCGCGCAGCCCAGGCCTCAAAGGCGCGTTTGCGCAGATCGCGGCGGGGCGAGAACTGCAAAAACGGCGTGATGAGCGAGCGCGACAACGTCACCGCCGGACCATCCAGCCCCTTGTCCTTACCCGCGGCGCGGGCGGCATCGACGACAAACTGCGGCAGACCGGTCAGATCTTCTTCGCTCAGCGCCATGAACCAGTCGCGCTCATCTGCCAGCAGGTTTTGCGTAAACTCCGTCCCAAGCGTTGCCAGACGGGATTTGATCTCCTGCATGCGGGTGTCATCCGCGCCTTCTAGCGCCGCACCACCCCGCACAAATCCACGATGGGTCAACATCAGAACGCGCTGTTGCTCCTCGCTCAGATCCAGCGTGTCCCGCTCGTCCCACACGGCTTTGACACGGGCATAAAGGGCCTTGTTCGCGGTGATCGCGGAAAAATGCGCCGCCAGTTTCGGCGAAAACGCCCGCTGCAACGCCTCGCGCTCGGGATTACTGTCGGCCCCAGCCACACTGTAGAACACTGACAACACCTGCTCCAGCTCGCGGCAGGGGGTTTCCAGCGCCTCGATCACATTGGCAAATGTCGGCGCCTCATCTGAGCTGGCAATTGCATCAATCTGCGCCTTATGCGCAGCCAAGGCCTCCTCCAGCGCGGGGGCAAAATCGCTGTCCTTGATCTGGTCGAAGGGGGCAATTTCAAACGGCGTGTCCCAAGTGGACAGCAGCGGATTGGTCATGGCAAATCTCCTTTGAGAGGAAGCTATGCCTGCCCTCGCCCGCCGTCCAGAGGCGCAGCCAAGAGAATTTCACCAATCAGCGCCGAGGGACCACCGCTACCGGCGCTCCTCACGGCGGCGCAGGTGTTTTTCAAACCGTCTGAGCAGCAGCGACA is a window encoding:
- a CDS encoding M3 family metallopeptidase → MTNPLLSTWDTPFEIAPFDQIKDSDFAPALEEALAAHKAQIDAIASSDEAPTFANVIEALETPCRELEQVLSVFYSVAGADSNPEREALQRAFSPKLAAHFSAITANKALYARVKAVWDERDTLDLSEEQQRVLMLTHRGFVRGGAALEGADDTRMQEIKSRLATLGTEFTQNLLADERDWFMALSEEDLTGLPQFVVDAARAAGKDKGLDGPAVTLSRSLITPFLQFSPRRDLRKRAFEAWAARGANGGESDNREIAAEILALREERAKLLGYENFAAYKLETEMAKTPAAVRDLLMQVWEPAKGQAEADAWVLTKMMQDDGINGELEPWDWRYYAEKRRKAEHDLDEAELKPYFQLDRMIEASFDCATRLFGLEFTPLDVPLYHEDCRAWEVTRNGAHVAVFIGDYFARSSKRSGAWCSAMRSQAKFPEAQTPIVINVCNFAKGEPALLSYDDARTLFHEFGHALHQMLSDVTYESISGTSVARDFVELPSQLYEHWLDVPEVLGKFATHADTGKPMPVEMRDRVLAASTFDMGFQTVEYVASALVDLAFHDGPAPKDPMAKQAEVLAEIGMPSAIIMRHATPHFAHVFSGDGYSSGYYSYMWSEVMDADAFAAFEEAGGAFDPERAQALEAHILSTGGSRDPAELYTAFRGRLPGVDALLKGRGLAAK